A genomic window from Cytobacillus suaedae includes:
- the crcB gene encoding fluoride efflux transporter CrcB encodes MIILIGLGGSFGALCRYLIALRVANTNKQVFPLATFIINSSGSFLLGILGALYMLDLLTQWIWYLFGIGFMGAYTTFSTFGVETIQLLIQGNKKIACYYVLLSVLLGITGAGVGFVSTVYFL; translated from the coding sequence ATGATTATACTCATTGGACTGGGTGGGAGTTTTGGAGCTTTATGTCGCTATCTCATTGCGTTACGAGTAGCGAATACAAATAAACAGGTCTTTCCATTAGCAACATTCATCATTAATAGTAGTGGATCGTTCTTATTGGGAATCCTAGGTGCGCTATACATGTTAGATTTGCTAACTCAATGGATCTGGTACCTATTTGGAATTGGTTTTATGGGTGCCTACACAACCTTTTCTACCTTTGGTGTTGAGACGATACAGCTCTTAATACAGGGGAATAAAAAGATTGCATGCTACTATGTTCTCTTATCTGTTTTATTAGGTATTACTGGTGCAGGGGTAGGATTTGTATCTACTGTATACTTCTTATAG
- a CDS encoding MarR family transcriptional regulator — protein MDQNQVNTNDSSLSLKLFIVLARANRTVADLVEQDIKTYGLNPTEFAVLELLFHKGDQPIQHIGKKVLLASGSITYVVDKLENKKLLQRVSCPKDRRVIYASITEDGKKLMEEIFPTHQAEVHKIFSGLTNEEKETMITLLKKVGLQENK, from the coding sequence ATGGATCAAAATCAAGTAAATACAAACGACTCTAGTCTTTCATTAAAATTATTTATTGTACTAGCTCGTGCTAACAGAACGGTTGCGGACTTGGTAGAGCAGGATATAAAAACATATGGTTTAAATCCTACAGAATTTGCAGTATTAGAATTGCTATTTCACAAGGGAGATCAACCCATTCAACATATTGGAAAAAAGGTATTACTCGCAAGCGGAAGCATCACGTATGTAGTTGATAAACTGGAGAACAAAAAACTACTACAACGTGTTTCCTGCCCAAAAGACCGAAGAGTTATTTATGCTTCCATCACAGAGGATGGCAAAAAACTTATGGAAGAAATTTTTCCTACTCATCAAGCGGAAGTCCATAAAATCTTCTCTGGGCTAACAAATGAAGAAAAAGAAACGATGATTACACTATTGAAAAAAGTAGGCTTACAGGAAAACAAATAA
- a CDS encoding amino acid ABC transporter permease, producing MDFRFDLIIEYGPFFLKGTLLTIGLSLAGILIGTILGLLIGLGKMVKNKLIAFPFVAYIAFFRGTPFVVQILLIHFGLVPALIGETNAIAAAIVALSLNAAAYIAEIFRAGIQSIDKGQMEAARSLGMTHIQAMRHVILPQATKRMIPPLGNEFIVLIKESSLAAFIAAPEIMYWGRAMQGQYYKVWEPYLTAALIYLVLTLTLSFFLNRLERRLATE from the coding sequence ATGGATTTTCGTTTTGATTTAATCATTGAATACGGTCCGTTTTTTCTAAAAGGGACACTATTAACAATTGGACTATCACTAGCAGGTATTTTAATAGGAACGATTTTAGGTTTATTAATTGGATTAGGTAAAATGGTTAAAAATAAACTGATTGCCTTTCCATTTGTAGCATACATTGCTTTTTTTAGGGGAACTCCTTTTGTTGTTCAAATATTATTAATTCACTTTGGATTGGTTCCAGCGTTAATTGGAGAAACCAATGCAATAGCTGCAGCTATCGTTGCACTTTCATTAAATGCAGCTGCCTACATTGCAGAAATATTTAGAGCAGGTATCCAATCGATTGATAAAGGTCAGATGGAGGCAGCCCGTTCACTTGGAATGACACATATTCAAGCAATGCGCCATGTTATTTTACCTCAAGCTACGAAACGAATGATTCCCCCACTTGGAAATGAATTCATCGTACTTATTAAAGAATCGTCCCTGGCAGCATTCATAGCTGCACCGGAGATTATGTATTGGGGACGTGCAATGCAAGGTCAATATTATAAGGTTTGGGAGCCATATTTAACAGCTGCCTTAATTTACTTAGTATTAACACTTACATTAAGCTTTTTCCTAAACCGCTTAGAGAGAAGGTTGGCTACAGAATGA
- a CDS encoding cell wall-active antibiotics response protein: MKQITLNRVFSALLLILLGILLLLINIDVISLEINNLFVTLYPVLFLIVGFKWLVESILSKGEKGWFGGFFLFLFGALLSLDRLGYITFTFWMVWKLWPILLIFIGMKLFSKDKKSISISFEKKDSVAIGDYVSNSENWPLEDKNIKLGIGDVHLDFSKAFIPDKETKIDISGLVGDVTLLVPEDLAVKVDAAVKKGSIEIFDNESDGLNRTYSYKSANYDEETRKLTININLSVGSIQVEKV, translated from the coding sequence ATGAAGCAAATTACCTTAAATCGAGTTTTCTCGGCATTATTATTAATCCTTTTAGGAATCTTGTTACTTCTTATAAATATTGATGTCATTTCCTTGGAAATAAACAATCTTTTTGTCACATTATATCCAGTGCTTTTCTTAATTGTTGGATTTAAATGGCTAGTAGAATCTATTTTGTCGAAAGGGGAAAAGGGGTGGTTTGGAGGCTTTTTTCTTTTCCTCTTTGGAGCATTGTTATCTCTAGATCGGTTAGGATATATCACATTTACCTTTTGGATGGTCTGGAAGTTGTGGCCGATCCTACTAATTTTTATAGGTATGAAATTATTTTCTAAGGATAAAAAAAGTATATCTATATCTTTTGAAAAAAAAGACTCGGTGGCAATTGGCGACTATGTAAGTAACAGTGAAAATTGGCCACTAGAGGATAAGAATATAAAGCTGGGAATTGGCGATGTTCATCTTGATTTCAGTAAAGCTTTTATTCCTGATAAAGAGACAAAGATTGATATTTCAGGCTTGGTCGGAGATGTTACCTTGCTTGTTCCTGAGGATTTAGCAGTGAAAGTAGATGCTGCAGTCAAAAAAGGTTCAATTGAAATCTTTGATAATGAATCGGATGGTTTGAATCGCACGTATTCCTATAAATCTGCAAACTATGATGAAGAAACTAGAAAACTAACAATCAATATTAATCTTAGTGTAGGCTCCATTCAAGTTGAAAAGGTGTAA
- a CDS encoding winged helix-turn-helix transcriptional regulator, giving the protein MNEIELTDVTLEKTFEKYELKFKALADKKRLMIMNEIVKRGSVCVCDLSDIVDMPQSKLSYHLRILFDADLLIKVTQGTWSYYELNEKELNHLLSEELCCLFKPDSNKTTCCE; this is encoded by the coding sequence ATGAATGAAATCGAACTAACCGATGTTACACTAGAAAAAACATTTGAAAAATATGAACTAAAATTTAAAGCATTAGCTGACAAAAAGCGCCTTATGATCATGAATGAAATCGTTAAACGTGGCAGTGTATGTGTATGTGATTTATCTGATATCGTTGATATGCCTCAATCAAAGCTTTCCTATCACTTAAGGATATTGTTTGATGCAGATTTGCTTATCAAAGTTACACAAGGCACCTGGAGTTATTATGAATTAAATGAAAAAGAACTTAATCACCTTTTATCAGAAGAGTTATGTTGTCTCTTTAAACCAGATTCCAATAAAACAACCTGCTGCGAGTAG
- the crcB gene encoding fluoride efflux transporter CrcB, producing the protein MGTSKNKIIILIMFGGFIGSILRYTFGEWLQNTNGFPVGTLFVNMVGCFLLGWLITYSAVKFKKSALLIPFIGTGIIGSFTTFSTFSLETFYLIMDKQYIQVVTYVMVSVILGLLFTFSGYKLAYIKISKEGHPI; encoded by the coding sequence ATGGGTACCTCGAAAAATAAAATTATTATATTAATCATGTTCGGTGGATTTATTGGATCTATCTTAAGATATACCTTCGGTGAATGGCTACAGAATACTAATGGGTTTCCAGTTGGGACTCTATTCGTAAATATGGTTGGATGTTTCCTTTTAGGCTGGTTAATAACTTATAGTGCTGTAAAGTTCAAAAAAAGTGCTCTTTTGATACCATTTATAGGAACAGGGATAATTGGCTCTTTTACTACATTTTCTACCTTCTCACTTGAAACATTCTATTTGATTATGGATAAGCAGTATATTCAAGTGGTTACCTATGTGATGGTGAGTGTGATTTTAGGACTCCTTTTCACATTTTCAGGGTATAAATTGGCGTATATTAAGATTAGTAAGGAAGGTCACCCTATATGA
- a CDS encoding catalase — protein MKEENSEKNQSENTLTNRQGHPVTDNQNVRTVGDRGPTTLENYDFLEKISHFDRERIPERVVHARGAGAHGYFESYGTFNGEPISNYTRAKVFTNTDVQTPVFVRFSTVVHGGHSPETLRDPRGFAVKFYTEDGNWDLVGNNLKIFFIRDPLKFPDMVHSFKPDPVTNLQDPERMFDFLCQTPESAHMVTFLFSPWGIPANYREMQGSGVHAYKWVNGEGKAVLVKYHWEPVQGIKNLSQKDADKIQSMNFNHATQDLFEAIEKGDYPEWELYAQIMEDGEHPELDFDPLDPTKLWYKDQYPWHKVGKMVLNKNPENYFAEVEQVAFGTGVLVDGLDFSDDKLLQGRTFSYSDTQRYRVGSNYLQLPINKPKKHVATNQTGGQMDYRTDFGKDQNPHVNYEPSLIGGLKEAKNPGIEHEPYVEGNLTREKISRENNFGQAGETYRRFNDWERAELISNLVGALSGCRKEIQDRMVKIFTQCDEDYGKRVAEGLKMAGKDGENKMDEAVKQAEEMGHPSDPY, from the coding sequence CAGAAAATACGTTAACCAATCGACAAGGTCATCCTGTTACTGATAACCAAAACGTAAGAACTGTTGGGGATCGTGGACCTACTACTTTAGAGAACTATGATTTTCTTGAAAAAATTAGCCACTTCGATCGTGAAAGAATCCCTGAACGTGTTGTTCATGCCCGCGGGGCCGGTGCACATGGCTATTTTGAATCTTATGGCACATTTAACGGGGAACCTATTTCTAACTATACAAGAGCAAAAGTATTTACAAATACAGATGTACAAACTCCCGTATTTGTCCGTTTTTCGACGGTTGTACATGGAGGACACTCTCCAGAAACACTCCGTGACCCAAGAGGATTTGCGGTTAAGTTTTATACAGAAGACGGTAACTGGGATCTGGTTGGAAACAATTTGAAGATATTCTTTATTCGTGATCCTTTAAAGTTTCCAGACATGGTTCATTCCTTTAAACCGGACCCAGTTACGAACTTACAAGACCCAGAAAGAATGTTTGACTTTTTATGTCAAACCCCAGAATCTGCTCATATGGTTACATTTTTATTTTCACCTTGGGGTATTCCTGCTAATTATCGCGAAATGCAAGGTTCAGGAGTACATGCTTATAAGTGGGTTAATGGAGAAGGCAAGGCTGTACTTGTAAAATATCATTGGGAACCTGTCCAGGGAATAAAAAATCTGTCCCAAAAAGATGCAGATAAAATACAGAGCATGAACTTTAATCATGCTACCCAGGATTTATTTGAAGCAATTGAAAAAGGAGACTATCCTGAGTGGGAGCTTTATGCTCAAATCATGGAAGATGGCGAACATCCTGAATTGGACTTTGATCCACTTGATCCAACAAAGTTATGGTATAAAGATCAATATCCATGGCATAAAGTTGGTAAAATGGTCTTAAATAAAAACCCTGAGAACTATTTTGCAGAAGTAGAGCAAGTTGCATTCGGTACAGGTGTACTTGTTGACGGGCTGGATTTTTCTGATGATAAATTACTTCAAGGAAGAACATTCTCTTATTCAGATACACAGCGCTACCGTGTAGGCTCTAACTATTTGCAATTGCCGATTAACAAACCGAAAAAACATGTGGCAACAAATCAGACCGGTGGTCAAATGGATTATCGTACAGATTTTGGAAAAGATCAGAACCCGCATGTTAATTACGAGCCATCTCTTATCGGAGGACTGAAAGAAGCTAAGAACCCTGGAATAGAGCATGAGCCATATGTAGAAGGCAATTTAACAAGAGAGAAAATTTCGCGTGAAAACAATTTCGGACAAGCAGGTGAAACCTATAGACGATTTAACGATTGGGAGCGAGCTGAGCTCATCTCCAATCTTGTAGGTGCACTGTCCGGCTGTCGTAAAGAAATTCAAGACCGTATGGTGAAGATATTCACTCAGTGTGATGAAGACTACGGTAAGCGAGTGGCAGAAGGTCTGAAAATGGCAGGAAAAGATGGAGAGAACAAAATGGATGAGGCAGTTAAGCAAGCTGAAGAAATGGGCCACCCATCCGATCCTTATTAA
- a CDS encoding alpha/beta hydrolase — MSKPTLLLLHGTGGNENDLLPLAGMIDPTASILSVRGNVLENGMPRFFRRLAEGIFDEQDLIERTKELNSFLDDAATKYEFDRNNIVAIGYSNGANIAGSLLFHYSHSLRGAILHHPMVPLRGGELPAHNETPVFITAGKNDPICPSTEATELQTLLENAGAKAEIHWENNGHQLTRTEVEAAAEWYKTKF, encoded by the coding sequence ATGAGTAAACCAACATTATTATTACTACACGGAACAGGTGGTAATGAAAATGATTTACTACCTTTAGCTGGAATGATAGATCCTACGGCTTCTATTTTAAGTGTGAGGGGAAATGTACTAGAAAATGGCATGCCTCGTTTTTTTCGAAGACTAGCAGAAGGTATATTTGATGAGCAAGACCTAATTGAACGTACAAAGGAACTTAACTCCTTTTTAGATGACGCAGCTACTAAATATGAATTTGACCGAAATAACATTGTTGCTATTGGGTATTCAAATGGAGCCAATATAGCAGGTAGTTTGCTATTCCATTATAGTCATTCGTTGAGAGGTGCTATATTACACCACCCTATGGTGCCATTAAGAGGGGGCGAGTTACCAGCGCATAATGAAACACCAGTATTCATAACAGCAGGTAAAAATGACCCAATCTGTCCTTCCACTGAAGCTACTGAACTACAAACCCTACTAGAAAATGCAGGAGCAAAGGCCGAAATACATTGGGAAAACAATGGACACCAACTTACAAGAACAGAAGTTGAAGCAGCTGCAGAGTGGTACAAAACTAAATTTTAA
- a CDS encoding basic amino acid ABC transporter substrate-binding protein, which translates to MKKFLVFTLFLAMFVMTACGTSSEQAGGEEQGKKKLKVVTDAAYAPFEYLDKGEIVGFSVDFIEAVAAEAGYEIELVNVGWDPLFVEVEDEIADLAISSITINDDRKQTYDFSVPYFLSTNKILVPADSDIASAADLEGKKVAVQNGTTGQEAVEALFGANNSNLKKFENNNLAIMELLAGGADAVVADNTVVEEYAKNNPNENLKVIADEDSFDAEFYGLMFPKGSPLVSEFSAAINKVFESGKYAEIYNEWFGSDPDIETLKAQQ; encoded by the coding sequence ATGAAGAAATTTCTAGTATTTACTTTATTTTTAGCAATGTTTGTTATGACTGCTTGCGGTACTAGCAGCGAGCAAGCTGGTGGGGAAGAGCAAGGGAAGAAAAAATTAAAAGTAGTAACTGATGCAGCTTATGCTCCATTTGAATACTTAGATAAAGGTGAAATCGTTGGATTTAGTGTTGATTTCATTGAAGCTGTTGCAGCGGAAGCTGGTTATGAAATTGAACTAGTTAACGTTGGTTGGGACCCATTATTCGTTGAAGTCGAAGACGAAATTGCTGACCTTGCAATCTCATCAATTACAATCAATGATGACCGTAAACAAACATATGATTTCTCAGTACCATATTTCTTATCTACTAACAAAATTCTAGTTCCAGCTGATAGCGACATTGCTAGTGCTGCAGACTTAGAAGGTAAAAAAGTTGCTGTTCAAAATGGTACAACAGGTCAAGAGGCTGTTGAAGCATTATTCGGTGCAAACAATAGTAACCTTAAAAAGTTCGAAAATAACAATCTAGCAATTATGGAATTACTTGCTGGTGGTGCTGACGCTGTTGTAGCTGATAATACAGTTGTAGAAGAATACGCAAAGAATAACCCAAATGAAAACTTAAAAGTAATTGCAGATGAAGATAGCTTTGACGCAGAGTTCTACGGCTTAATGTTCCCTAAGGGAAGCCCACTTGTTTCAGAGTTCAGTGCTGCAATTAATAAAGTGTTTGAAAGTGGTAAATATGCAGAAATCTATAACGAGTGGTTCGGTTCAGATCCAGACATCGAAACACTTAAAGCACAACAATAA
- a CDS encoding amino acid ABC transporter ATP-binding protein, protein MIKVENLKKSFGDNEVLKDINASVEPQEVVVVIGPSGSGKSTFLRCLNLLESVTAGKVFIEGVDLTDKKTNINEIRTNVGMVFQQFNLFPHKTVIENIILSPMNVKKMKEADARAKGLELLKKVGLAEKADAYPDSLSGGQKQRVAIARALAMEPKIMLFDEPTSALDPEMVGEVLEVMKQLAKDGMTMVVVTHEMGFAREVGDRVIFMDGGYIVEENVPKEIFENPQHERTKSFLSKVL, encoded by the coding sequence ATGATAAAGGTTGAAAACTTAAAAAAGTCATTTGGAGATAATGAAGTTCTAAAGGATATAAATGCTTCGGTTGAACCGCAAGAAGTGGTTGTTGTAATTGGTCCTTCAGGTTCAGGTAAATCTACCTTTCTTAGGTGTTTAAACTTACTAGAATCAGTAACAGCTGGTAAAGTTTTTATCGAGGGAGTAGATCTTACAGATAAGAAAACCAATATCAATGAAATCAGAACAAATGTTGGAATGGTTTTTCAGCAATTTAATTTATTTCCTCATAAGACAGTTATTGAAAACATTATCTTATCACCAATGAATGTGAAGAAAATGAAGGAAGCTGACGCTAGAGCAAAAGGCTTGGAATTGCTTAAAAAGGTTGGTCTAGCTGAAAAGGCTGATGCGTATCCTGATTCTCTATCAGGTGGGCAAAAGCAAAGGGTAGCCATTGCAAGAGCACTAGCAATGGAACCAAAGATTATGCTTTTTGATGAGCCAACCTCAGCGCTGGATCCTGAGATGGTCGGCGAGGTACTTGAGGTTATGAAACAATTAGCCAAAGACGGAATGACAATGGTTGTTGTTACACACGAAATGGGCTTTGCACGTGAAGTTGGAGATCGTGTCATATTCATGGACGGTGGCTACATTGTTGAGGAAAACGTACCAAAAGAAATCTTCGAAAACCCTCAACACGAAAGAACGAAATCATTTCTGAGTAAAGTGTTGTAA